The following is a genomic window from Candidatus Paceibacterota bacterium.
TTACTTCTTCTTTATTACCAAGAACAATCCATCCGCCAGGTTGCTCAGCTAAAACAATTTTACTTAAAATCTTTACCGCTTCGATTGGTAACGTTTTTGCCAGTTCCACCAAACGCTGAAATACAAAGTAGTAGGATTGGGTCTTTTTTCCAATATCAAGTGCTTCAAAGTATTGATCGCTACTCCATTTATCATCAAACCTGCCTGAAGCAAACCACCATCCAAATGCCGACATTTCATTTTTATAATCAGCTTTATTGGGTGCAGATTTTGCTACAGCAATTCGACTTTCCCATAACCTCTTCATGCGTTCGAGAATATCATCGTTTAAATCATTCTTTTCATCTTCCAAACTGCGCCCAACAAAATCTAAGGCGTGTCCGCGCAATTCATCATCCGCTGTCCCCCAAAAATTTTTAAGAAGATCATCAGATAACTCAATTTTACCTCTTCCATATTGAAGCATCAGGTGTTCGGCAAGTCTTTCATCTCTATCAGTAAATCTTCTCTTGCTTTTATCCACATTACCAAGGTTTCTAACAGCCTCGCTATAACGCTCCTTTAAAACTTCGAAAGGGTCGTTATAAACTGGCACGTACAGCATCAACGTGTTCCAAGCCGCCATATATAGTTGGTCTCCAAACTGGCCAGGTGGCAAAATCATATCCAGATGATCTAATGTCCATTTTCTATCCATAAGTAGTAACCAAGGGAAAAATCTTCCATAAATTGAGCGCACAGCAACGGATGGATCGTTTTTCGGGTCCAAATGCCATTCCAGTACAGATTTAACTTCAGGCATTATGTCAAAGCCTGTTTTTATTTTTTCTTTACCATCTGGTTGCTTTTCAGTACACCTATATACCCATAAGGCATATTCAACAACCGCATTCATGGCTTCACCGCGTGTGCAGTTAATAGCGGATGTATATGCGTCATCACTGTGCTCCTCGCGTTTACTATCATCTTCTGGTGTGGGATCGGGGTCATGAGTTAAGGGTTCAAGAATTTTCCAGACGCTCTCCCTGAGTTCACAAGGAATAAAATTGTTATTTGCACCTCGTGAAATAAGTGATGCTATTGCTTTTCTCGTCCAACCCCAGTCCGGATCATGATCCATAATTTCGCCCTGCCGATTCGGGATTGTTCGAGGTTGCTCAATTACCCATAAACAAAGCTCGAGCATCTTTGGCCAGTCTAATTCATAACCGTTTTGAGCCAGTTCGTAGAAGGTTTGAATATAGGCCCGTACGTAAGTAGGGTCTAAATACTTGAACCTTTCTGGAATACCCTTAAATTTATCCGGTTTTAGCTTTATAGCAGCACCGAGCTCGCGCCCCAAACCTTCTTTAGTTGGCCCAAATCCATGAGGTTCGTTCTTTAGTTGCCAAGTCTTAAAAAGATTAAGCAGCTTTTCTATATCCATATCTACTAATTCTTGAGCTTTAACCTCGCTAGTCGGGCCAACCCAGCTTGTTGTGTAAGTGACAAAATCTGGGTGTTCTGGCTCGCCGTACTTTTTTATGAATTCGGCATAGCGAGTTTTCCAGCTTTGGGGTAAATCGTCTTTCATATACGACAATTGATCCCTTTGCCACTCCTCCTTGAATCTCTGTTCTTGATCTTTATTAACTGAAGTTTCTTGCTTGCGTTTTTCTATGAGTGCAGTAATTTTCTCAGCTTTTTCAATCCAGCCTAAAATCCTTTCCTGCTGCCCTAATGTTAGCAACCGAAATCCTTTGTTCATCAGACGAGCCTGCTCGTGCTCGTAGTGAGAGTTATCGAAAAGTGATTCGTCCGTCAGATATTGAGTTACTAAGTCCTTAGCTGATTCTAGTGATTTACTTAAAAAATAAAGACCTATACGACGGAAGACGCTCCACTTTCTATCTTCCAACTCGCGTATAAGTGTTTGCAGCTCCGCTGGGTTTTTACTGATGATTTCTAATCCGACGTTACGTACAGCCGTGATTAGAGTATTTTCGATATCATCACGGTCTCGATTTTGCTCGTGGTCTTCTATAGATGGTCTTGAGATATATGAAAAATCTTCGAAATCAATCTCATCTTCTTTTCGTCCCTCGTGTCGAAGTCTTAGGTATTCAGAGAGTAAATCGCAAACAAAATCAAAAGAGCGTTTTGGATTAAGCTCTACCAATCTTTGAAAATCTTTCTTTAAAAACTCATTATAATGCCAGTGTTCCAGTCTAGTTTTTGGATCACGAAGTGGTATATATTCTTGGTCATCTGAGATAGGCTTAGGGTCTGGAAGAATCTCCAAGAACGTCTTTGCAATTTCAAAAGCGGAATCTTCCTCACTATCTTCAATAAATTTATTCATTAACTCAGTGCCGGGTTTCAGTAAACTAGCTTGGAAGAAATCATAATCAGTTATTAACCAGCTTTTGATTTTGTTGGTTAACAAAAGTCTTTTTTCTTTTGGTAAAAGCGAGGTAATTTTCAATAAACTACCCTTTGCATTCGAATTATCGGTATCTTTAACTTCTTGTAGAATTTTGGTAACCAAACCAGGGTTAATTGGAGTCATTTTTTCCAAGTAAAGTGAGGCAGGCCAAGGAATATGCCTCATACCACCGTTTTCGATATCTTGCTCTGGTTCCGGTGCTTCTAAAAAAACAGATTCTTTCTCCAATAAAGGCAACCAATCCGGATTGGTCAACCTATTAAAAAAATGAAAGTGGGTGTTATAATTATTTGGAATCTTTGAGAAAAAAAATTTTGCATCTTCTTTTGTAGGATTTTGTTTTACTGCAAGTTCATCAAGCCTAGCAAGAATTTCAATGTAACAAGTCTCTAAATTATCGAGCACTACATTAAAAACTGTTTCCATTCCAGTCCAAAGCTTATTGAAATCCGCATCAATTTGTCGTGCCGACCTTAATCCAGATCGATGAGCGAATTTCTGCAATCCTTTTTTACCAGACAACCCCAGCCAGATATCAGTGACTTTTTCCGGTAACTTTAACTTCTTACTCACTATCATTATTTTATCTCCATGTATCGCCTGCTTTATTTTCTGGCCACATGTTTCGCAAGATTTATTTTCGAATTTCTGCTCTGCAATAGACTCAAGAACATCATGCAATGAGCTTTCAACCTCTCTCAGTAAGTGAGCAACAAGATGTGCAGTAGACTCGAAAGATGGCTTAGCCTGAACATGCCTACAGGCATCTTTATAAAACGACGCGGCACCAGGACCAACAAGCCTCATCAAACGATCATAGATTATTTTTTGTCGAGGATCACCAAACCTAAAAGGGGTAGGAATTGCTGAATCAAATGAATTTGGAGTATTTTCGTCTGTCATAGCTATATAAATAAGGCCGCTTACATTTTCAGAAGATTTTCGATTACTGTAAATATAGCACTAAGAGTTTAAAACATCAATTAAACTTATGCTTATCCTGATTATCCAAAAATGCCCAAATTAGGCATTTTTGGATAATCAGTTATTGCTGATACGAGCTCCGCGAGAGGGACAATCTCACTGCTCGCCCTTCGACTAGCTCGGGACTACGCTCCATAGGGCTTCCGCCCTCTGGCGCTCTCCGCCAACTGGCGGATCGCTGTCACCCCGAACGGGAAACTCTCGTTTCCCGACCCTTTCCCATTCGAGTCCCTCATTTTACAAAGCAAAATGAACATACCCACGGCTTGACGCCGAGGGTATCTGCTTGGCAGGCTATGCCTGCTTTTTCCATAACGTCTGTTGTGCTAATTCAACTCTGTTTACATCTTGGTTTTTTATGTAGTTTCTGATCTGTCTTAATCGATTATCTGCCTGTTTGTCATTCCGGACTTGATCCGGAATCCTCGTTTTATTTCGTTATTGCTTTACTACATCACTCTTACGAAATGTAACGAAGATCCTGAAACAAGTTCAGGATGACACGACCTAGAATGATAATATGGCAATTACTATATTACAGTTACACAAGAGCTATCGCTCTAAACGCACACACCGGCTAACGCCGGTGGTTTTTGTTATAACAAAAACACGCCCTTTCGGACGTATTTTTTCGCAAATGCCAAGCTGCTATTTTAGAGAAACATTTATATTGTTCACCGTCCCATCATCGAGCTTGATGCTAAGCTGCCAAGTCCCAACGGAAAAGTTTTTGGTTCCAAGATTATAAATATATTGATTGGTAATGGCATCATACCTGAAGACATTTCCGGTATTAGCTTCACCAACTGAGACAGCTTCATCGGTTCCCGTAACAGTATTGCTTATTTTAGTCGCATAGAGATAGGCAGTTGCGTTGGAAATAAAATTGCCATAGAAATCTTTTATCTGGAATTTGATCGGTACTGCACTTCCCAGCTTGGAAACGCTTGATCCGTCCTGCCTCATCGGATCCAAAACCCCGCTGAAGCTGTAATGCACATAGTAATTGATTGTTCTAGTCAAGACGTTCCCCGCATTGTCTTCAGAAGTCTCTGCAAATGTTTTTGCACCGACCGAAGATGTGTTGATCGCTGAACCGTCTGGAACTGACCCGAAAGACGAAGCGACACCGGAAAGATCGTCTTCTGCCAACCAATCCGCCATGACAGATTGACCCAATACATACACCCTTCCGCTTAACGGTGAACTGATCGTTATTCGAGGAGCTGTCTTGTCGATTTTTATCTCCTTGGTTCGCGTTTCTTCGATGTTGCCAAAGAGATCTTGCGAGCGATAAAGCACGTTGTGTATTCCTTCTTCCGAAATGGTAATAGCGTTTTCATATTTGTTCCAAATTTGGCCATTGTCCAAAGAATATATCGCATTTTCCACTCCGATTCCGTCATCATTGTCTGAACTGGACAATTCAACATTTACGTTAGAAACAAACCAATCATTATTTCCTTTTGCCCCTGAAACCGACATCAAGGTTGTCGGTGCAATCGCATCGCTAAATGTCGCGCCAATATTTACAGTTTGCTCAAAAGTGCCATCGCCTTCTCTGTCGATCTGCATCGTCACACCCTTGCCACCTTGAGACAAAATATTCCAGTCGACTGAAAATCGTTCAGTCATGTGCGCTGATATGGGAATATCCGTAGCAGTAAAAGTTACGTCATTGCCATCAATGTCTTTATTGAAGACCAGATTATATTTTTTCGTTTCTTGATCCGAAGAAGCGGAAATGCTTACAGCATCGGCAGAAACTGAGATCTGATCAACACTGCCCTGATTGATGGAAACATCGAAAAAAGTGGCAAAATATCCCGGACCGAATTTTGTGAACGAATATGTGCCATTTTCCGTGCCGGTAACTTCGCTTTTAAACGCAACGTCGCTTTCGGCATGATAGGTCTGATTCCAAGGCCGCACTTCTTCGTCCGACCCCACATTCAGATCATAAATCGGACTGATGTCTGGTATTTCTTCCACGATCAATGCATCCTTAATTCCCGTAAATCTTCCCTGGTCGTCAGCCAAAAGCAGATTTGCATTCCCGTCCAGAGATACCGTGGCTGTGTTTTTAGACAAGACGAACGGCTTGGGCAACGCCCCGCCATTATAAAGAGCATTTACGGACAACAATCCAATATAATTCTTATAAGTATTAAAGATATTATCTTCAATCGGCCAACTCAAACCATCATATTGCCAAGTATTATTGTTTCTGTCAATTTCAATGTAGCTATCATAGGAATCTCCTCCGTTATTTTCTTCACCAGCATTCGTATTCGGATGATTAACGTCATAAACATATATTTTATTGCCTTCAACTTTGTATGGAACAAGTGCGTGGCCCTGGTTTGACGGTTTCGCAAATAGATACCTGCCCAGTTCTACATTCCCCATAACTATGATATACGTATCATTGATCAATGGTCCTGTTTTGTCCGAATATTCTTTTGACAATTTATCAAAAATACTTCGAGCACTACTGGTTCGATTTCCCGCCTCGTCCAGATCCCACGAAAATAAATTAGCTGATTTAGCTTGATTCACGGCATTCTGGTATACATCTCCTTTTTGCGACAGCTGAAGGCTTAAGATAGTTTCCAGGACCGGCTTGCTGGCAATGTTACTTCCAAGCCAGCCCCCGCCAGTGCCTTTGGCCGGCCCATCGAGATTCCAGATTAAATTTCCTTTTGCAGCCAAGCTTTGTCCAAAATTGCCATAATAACCTCCAGCAAAGCCATTTTTTCCATACTGTATTTGCGATGATAGTGCCATGCCATAACAGGACCCATTAAATATGTCTGGAACACTTACGTTTAATCCGAATTTCTTATAAATTTCAAACTGAGTTTGCTGACTCACTCCACTTAAATTAAAAGTTTTTCCAAAAATGTCCCATTTACCGCCAGCTGTTAAGCTATTCGGTTCAACTTTTCTATTTTCAAATCTATATCCATAAGGATGGGGTTCAAATCCGTAGTCAAAATCGGTTTCAGAAATTGCATTTTCCCCAAACTCCACCCATTCACTTGTCTCTCCATTTTCATCGACCGCCCTAGCCCTCCAATGATAATTGCCATCAGAGCCATTCACAATTTTGAAAGTGACCCTAGTCCTCGTCCCATCTCCGCTTACGATTTTTTCACTTGTTTCGTTAAGTTCCGCCGTCGTCTCGTCAAAACTTCCTCCCAACTCAGCAACTCTTCTCATCTCCACTTGTAAGGTATCTTTTTCCGAATCTTCCATTTTCCCTTCAAAAATTATTGCATTCTCCTCTATAGTTTTGCCAATTTCTCCTCCCACTGCCATTTCTTGATTGTTGCCATCATATTGCTTCAAGTAGGTCGGCGTTGCCGGCGATTGCGCAATTCCAAAATCAGTATCAAGCGTCGGATTGTTTCCAAATTCCACCCAAGCGCTTTTATTGTAGTGTTCATCGATTGCCCTTGCTCTCCAATGATAGTTGCCATTTGTGACCTCAAATGAGACGCTCCCCGTATATCCACTAATTGTCGAGCTGCTCGTCCGAGTACCTGCAACTGCTTCATCAAACCCTCCTCCTAATTCGGCAATGCCTCTCATTTCAACCTCCAAAATGACAAAATCATGATCGCGATCCTCCAATTCTCCTTCAAAAACTACCGTATTTTCACTTTTTGTTTTACCTATTTCTTCCCCGATTGGTATTTCTTGATGGTATTTTGTATATTGCTTCAAATTGGCAGGCACAGCTGGAAGATGCTCAAATCCAAAATCGATATCAGTAGTAAGATTATTGCCGAACTCCACCCAAGCACTTGTGCTTCCAAATTCATCGATCGTTCTCGCTCTCCAATGATAAGACCCGTCAGCGGCATCAAAAACTATCGTTGCCGTATCTCCGCTGTTTATCAGGTCACTTGTCAAAATATTTGCAGTAGCATCATCAAAGGCTCCTCCAAGCTCAGTTATATCCCTTGCCTCGATTTGCAAACTCGTACGATTATTGTCTGGGTCTTGCAGCGTTGCAGCGAAAATTATTTCATTTTCTCCTATGCCTAAATTTCCTCCCATCTCTATCTGCCGAGAATTGACGTCCGATTGTATTAATAATGTCGGAGGCGCTGGCAGATGGTTACGGCATGAAAGGAAACCGCGAGCTGATACGGATTGGTTATCAATATAAGCGCTCCGTATCTCGATGAATGTAGCATTGCCTGTAGTGAGATTATCCAGAGTCAGGCCCGACGGCAATACGGGACCCGACCAGGCAGTTCCAGTAACATCCTGCAAAACAAGCTGGATACCGGCGCCAGGCGCGAGAGTCAATCCGCCGAAACTCCCATGTACATCATACGTATAAAGATGAAAAAGATCGGTCGGGAATGTATTAGGTCTATCCGGGGCGCTGTAATCATATGTCCCATGGTCATAAACATTAATAACTCCCGTGCCATAGTCCGTAACAGTCGCACCTCCCAAGGTCAGCGAAATATAATTATACTTATAATCACCTCTATAGGGAGGAATGTTTGATGGATTTCCGT
Proteins encoded in this region:
- a CDS encoding PxKF domain-containing protein → MNFSNKGGQVISAFIAMAIFLFFSGNAKAAESNCGLVWNGDGYYFEGTLDEPFGSLPAGAPFSGWASYYPGQPNLNKPFDANGNPSNIPPYRGDYKYNYISLTLGGATVTDYGTGVINVYDHGTYDYSAPDRPNTFPTDLFHLYTYDVHGSFGGLTLAPGAGIQLVLQDVTGTAWSGPVLPSGLTLDNLTTGNATFIEIRSAYIDNQSVSARGFLSCRNHLPAPPTLLIQSDVNSRQIEMGGNLGIGENEIIFAATLQDPDNNRTSLQIEARDITELGGAFDDATANILTSDLINSGDTATIVFDAADGSYHWRARTIDEFGSTSAWVEFGNNLTTDIDFGFEHLPAVPANLKQYTKYHQEIPIGEEIGKTKSENTVVFEGELEDRDHDFVILEVEMRGIAELGGGFDEAVAGTRTSSSTISGYTGSVSFEVTNGNYHWRARAIDEHYNKSAWVEFGNNPTLDTDFGIAQSPATPTYLKQYDGNNQEMAVGGEIGKTIEENAIIFEGKMEDSEKDTLQVEMRRVAELGGSFDETTAELNETSEKIVSGDGTRTRVTFKIVNGSDGNYHWRARAVDENGETSEWVEFGENAISETDFDYGFEPHPYGYRFENRKVEPNSLTAGGKWDIFGKTFNLSGVSQQTQFEIYKKFGLNVSVPDIFNGSCYGMALSSQIQYGKNGFAGGYYGNFGQSLAAKGNLIWNLDGPAKGTGGGWLGSNIASKPVLETILSLQLSQKGDVYQNAVNQAKSANLFSWDLDEAGNRTSSARSIFDKLSKEYSDKTGPLINDTYIIVMGNVELGRYLFAKPSNQGHALVPYKVEGNKIYVYDVNHPNTNAGEENNGGDSYDSYIEIDRNNNTWQYDGLSWPIEDNIFNTYKNYIGLLSVNALYNGGALPKPFVLSKNTATVSLDGNANLLLADDQGRFTGIKDALIVEEIPDISPIYDLNVGSDEEVRPWNQTYHAESDVAFKSEVTGTENGTYSFTKFGPGYFATFFDVSINQGSVDQISVSADAVSISASSDQETKKYNLVFNKDIDGNDVTFTATDIPISAHMTERFSVDWNILSQGGKGVTMQIDREGDGTFEQTVNIGATFSDAIAPTTLMSVSGAKGNNDWFVSNVNVELSSSDNDDGIGVENAIYSLDNGQIWNKYENAITISEEGIHNVLYRSQDLFGNIEETRTKEIKIDKTAPRITISSPLSGRVYVLGQSVMADWLAEDDLSGVASSFGSVPDGSAINTSSVGAKTFAETSEDNAGNVLTRTINYYVHYSFSGVLDPMRQDGSSVSKLGSAVPIKFQIKDFYGNFISNATAYLYATKISNTVTGTDEAVSVGEANTGNVFRYDAITNQYIYNLGTKNFSVGTWQLSIKLDDGTVNNINVSLK